From one Rhodamnia argentea isolate NSW1041297 chromosome 1, ASM2092103v1, whole genome shotgun sequence genomic stretch:
- the LOC115729136 gene encoding protein ACCELERATED CELL DEATH 6-like: MDSDRVSITVKDEEIWEQRMTRLRALEPVNEPQQPAEFDSRVYLQLCTTAKEGHVDKFIEALEMYSAEERVSLSGLVRMVGPSGNSLFHVTAGVENADILRLLLEFFGRAYFVFLKNYQGENLLHVAARAGRIRTVELLLNHGMPESYFNNLGNTALHEAVKNGNFDLTNLLLSRCSGLLYEKNKEGKCPLYLAVETGDLEIFKLLLGAVDRNEDLSSRIKGMSPVHGAVSHRRIDMLKEMSNRTKELFCLRDAGDGTPLHLAAHLDYVEGVKFLVHEFPRSAFKRDKEGYFPIHVACKMGRLEIVKELLRHWPNTEELLDFNEGQNILHVAAKYGRASVVKYILSNPELEKLINAKDEEGNTPLHVATLHWQSEVLLSLTRDKRVDLKLVNNRNSTAHDIVEEQLKEIDAPLRKSLTRTILASAGAPQSKDKAIRWPKGLDPGRDMKPPDLDRLKNEANTRMVVATLIATMTFAAGFSVPGGYNDSEPDAGIAILLNKPMYDVFVICNTIAMYSSIIVVVILLWTQIMDSWAVLHALRKTRLPLLIALATMSVAFTAGVYVTVSKRTWIAVVALTIGIVALFVILSLYIALYIPLGYNCRLVRMFTDYIIVAGIIISTGVTEGRATRPAHEETSEDAQTPHELVVMAAPPPPPPTNIDERQYEELSHHFAERGSQQGIAKPENVSNKAKD, from the exons ATGGATTCCGATCGAGTGAGCATAACTGTCAAGGACGAAGAAATCTGGGAGCAGAGAATGACCAGATTGAGAGCACTAGAGCCAGTGAACGAACCACAGCAGCCGGCAGAATTCGACAGTCGTGTGTATCTGCAGCTATGCACCACCGCGAAAGAAGGTCACGTGGACAAGTTCATCGAAGCCCTCGAAATGTATTCCGCCGAAGAGAGGGTTTCCTTGTCCGGCCTTGTCAGGATGGTGGGCCCATCCGGGAACTCGCTGTTCCACGTCACAGCGGGCGTGGAGAATGCCGACATCCTCCGACTGCTCCTCGAGTTCTTTGGTAGGGCGTATTTCGTCTTCCTCAAGAACTACCAAGGCGAAAACCTGCTCCACGTCGCGGCAAGAGCTGGCAGGATCCGCACGGTCGAGCTCCTCCTCAATCATGGCATGCCTGAGAGCTATTTTAACAATCTGGGGAACACGGCGTTGCATGAGGCCGTGAAGAACGGCAACTTCGATTTGACCAATCTGCTCCTGAGCCGATGCTCTGGATTGCTGTATGAGAAGAACAAGGAGGGCAAGTGCCCGCTCTACTTGGCCGTCGAGACAGGGGACTTGGAGATTTTCAAGCTTTTGCTGGGAGCAGTGGATCGGAATGAAGACCTTTCGTCGAGGATCAAAGGCATGTCGCCGGTTCATGGAGCCGTGTCGCACCGCAGGATAG ATATGCTGAAAGAGATGTCAAATCGAACCAAAGAGCTATTTTGTTTGAGAGATGCCGGAGATGGTACTCCCCTCCATCTAGCAGCACACTTGGATTATGTCGAGGGAGTCAAATTCTTGGTCCACGAGTTTCCTCGGAGCGCCTTTAAGCGTGACAAAGAGGGCTATTTTCCGATCCATGTGGCGTGTAAGATGGGTCGTCTTGAAATTGTCAAGGAGCTGCTTAGACATTGGCCAAATACGGAAGAATTGCTAGACTTTAATGAAGGGCAAAATATACTTCACGTTGCGGCAAAATATGGAAGGGCCTCAGTGGTGAAGTACATACTCAGCAATCCCGAGCTTGAGAAGCTTATAAATGCGAAAGACGAGGAAGGAAATACGCCTCTCCATGTGGCCACATTGCATTGGCAATCAGAGGTTCTGCTCTCTCTCACCCGGGACAAAAGAGTTGATCTTAAGCTTGTAAACAACCGCAACTCGACGGCTCACGACATTGTAGAAGAGCAATTGAAAGAAATCGATGCTCCACTTCGCAAG AGCTTAACGCGAACAATCTTAGCATCTGCTGGAGCACCCCAAAGCAAAGACAAAGCAATTCGCTGGCCAAAAGGCTTAGACCCTGGGAGAGATATGAAGCCTCCGGATTTGGATAGACTGAAGAATGAGGCCAATACCCGTATGGTCGTGGCTACTCTCATTGCCACTATGACGTTTGCCGCTGGCTTTTCTGTTCCTGGAGGATATAATGACTCCGAACCAGATGCAGGAATTGCTATACTGTTGAATAAACCCATGTACGACGTCTTTGTGATCTGCAACACCATCGCCATGTACAGCTCGATAATTGTGGTGGTGATCCTTCTCTGGACGCAGATCATGGATTCTTGGGCGGTGCTTCATGCCCTTAGGAAGACAAGGCTACCGCTCCTCATAGCTCTTGCCACAATGTCAGTGGCCTTTACGGCTGGGGTCTACGTGACCGTAAGCAAACGCACTTGGATCGCCGTTGTCGCCTTGACCATCGGAATCGTTGCTCTCTTTGTTATCTTGAGTCTTTATATTGCCTTGTACATTCCGCTTGGGTACAATTGTCGTCTTGTCCGGATGTTCACCGACTACATTATTGTAGCTGGTATAATAATTTCAACAGGGGTCACCGAAGGTAGGGCCACGCGACCTGCTCATGAAGAAACATCAGAGGATGCGCAGACGCCGCACGAACTCGTGGTGATGGCTGCTCCGCCACCTCCGCCACCAACAAATATAGATGAGCGGCAGTATGAGGAACTCTCG CACCATTTCGCTGAGAGAGGTTCACAACAGGGCATTGCAAAGCCTGAGAATGTAAGCAACAAAGCCAAAGATTGA
- the LOC115733477 gene encoding ferredoxin C 1, chloroplastic-like has protein sequence MSTLLHFTPPFSLLKHPPPTSAALSSLLSPPRPALRPARRSGADPIRAHKVVIEHEGQATELEVEPDETILSKAIDSGLPVPHDCKLGVCMTCPARLVSGPVDQSEGMLSDDVVERGYALLCVSYPTSDCTIKTIPEEELLSLQLATAND, from the coding sequence ATGTCCACTCTCCTCCACTTCACTCCTccgttctctctcctcaaacACCCGCCGCCCACCTCCGCCGccctctcctccctcctctcccCTCCCCGCCCCGCCCTCCGCCCGGCTCGCCGCAGCGGCGCCGACCCCATCAGAGCCCACAAGGTGGTGATCGAGCACGAGGGCCAGGCCACGGAGCTGGAGGTGGAACCCGACGAGACCATCCTGTCCAAGGCCATCGACTCCGGCCTGCCCGTCCCCCACGACTGCAAGCTCGGCGTGTGCATGACCTGCCCGGCCCGGCTTGTCAGCGGGCCCGTCGACCAGAGCGAGGGCATGCTCAGCGACGACGTCGTGGAGCGTGGCTACGCCCTCCTATGCGTGTCGTACCCGACGTCGGATTGCACGATCAAGACTATCCCCGAGGAAGAGCTCTTGTCTCTGCAGCTCGCAACTGCTAATGACTAA